The following proteins come from a genomic window of Liolophura sinensis isolate JHLJ2023 chromosome 13, CUHK_Ljap_v2, whole genome shotgun sequence:
- the LOC135480235 gene encoding uncharacterized protein LOC135480235: MDDLRCQGSYMSTAGVPSSKKRLTSQTEVLEPSVLLRCNSACDGPPETSSCGNTLGLHLPTKSACDMDSQKGLRPDEEHHHISAFSEDSSVFLSENLPAPFRIEPRGHCFTKETYDMQLQPRCASPAKSPASTAPPSLGQEMIKIVDKFRDVERECKTALQEKEQLAKQNAKQSREIERLSHTVQFLGRELKTRFQQTYPDVEIKRDQSHAVVKVCQGLKKEVTVNGGKLSVIGQSSKGQFFNPDITTYDYKVGRDNSHFENDFKGTHCSNCEKVLRREKELCMDFERRLALEKQNAELLKSRLRLLQQQLHDLQSSCDEKPSEDLNSHDRVVQDLLTEVSVLQQQMVVVVEDFEKERNDRARVVSSRNKLKENFQNLDEKVRVLKRQLMLAHSRLTEFVTRNNTLQQTVQGLQSELRVKDQKLAQALLNTGNTYNEHLQVPPVYFPMQLPVPSHWTPTQQPVTRDWSCPSCTFLNSSHRTVCEICGVINDTDRYMKPSRDFPECRRSLERNCRLVSRGLSTDEGLTELTLGDTGLPVTNTGSPESHSF; the protein is encoded by the coding sequence ATGGATGATTTGCGATGTCAGGGGAGCTACATGAGTACAGCTGGTGTTCCATCCAGCAAGAAGAGGTTGACATCCCAGACAGAAGTGTTGGAGCCTTCTGTACTCCTGAGATGTAACAGTGCATGTGATGGCCCTCCAGAAACATCCAGCTGTGGTAACACTCTTGGACTACATCTCCCCACAAAGAGCGCCTGTGATATGGACTCACAGAAAGGTTTGAGACCTGATGAGGAGCATCACCACATAAGTGCTTTCAGTGAAGACAGCAGTGTGTTTCTCTCAGAGAACTTGCCAGCACCTTTTCGAATTGAACCCAGGGGCCATTGTTTCACAAAGGAGACTTATGATATGCAGTTGCAACCAAGATGCGCCTCACCTGCAAAGTCTCCTGCAAGTACAGCGCCGCCAAGTCTTGGGCAGGAAATGATAAAGATTGTTGATAAATTTCGAGATGTAGAGAGAGAATGTAAGACTGCACTTCAGGAGAAGGAACAGCTTGCAAAGCAGAACGCAAAGCAGTCTCGTGAAATAGAACGTTTGTCCCATACAGTGCAGTTTCTCGGGCGTGAACTGAAGACCAGATTTCAGCAAACTTATCCTGATGTGGAAATTAAAAGAGACCAAAGTCATGCTGTTGTGAAAGTGTGTCAAGGATTGAAAAAGGAAGTAACTGTTAATGGAGGTAAACTTAGTGTGATTGGACAGAGTTCGAAAGGTCAGTTTTTCAATCCTGATATCACAACGTATGATTATAAAGTTGGAAGAGATAACTCTCATTTTGAAAATGACTTTAAGGGTACCCATTGTTCAAATTGTGAAAAGGTACTTAGAAGAGAAAAAGAGTTATGCATGGATTTTGAACGCCGACTTGCTCTGGAAAAACAGAACGCTGAGCTGTTAAAATCTAGATTAAGACTATTGCAGCAACAGTTGCATGATTTGCAAAGCTCATGTGATGAAAAACCTTCAGAAGATTTAAATAGCCACGATCGTGTTGTACAGGATCTGCTAACCGAGGTAAGTGTTCTGCAACAACAGATGGTTGTAGTCGTGGAAGACTTCGAAAAAGAGAGGAATGACAGAGCCAGGGTGGTCTCCTCACGAAACAAACTCAAGGAGAATTTCCAGAATCTGGATGAGAAAGTGCGTGTGTTGAAACGTCAGCTGATGCTAGCACACAGCAGGCTGACAGAATTTGTGACCAGAAACAACACGTTGCAACAAACTGTACAAGGGTTACAGTCTGAGCTGAGGGTTAAAGATCAAAAACTTGCTCAGGCTTTGTTAAATACTGGGAATACTTATAATGAACATTTACAGGTGCCCCCAGTGTACTTTCCCATGCAATTGCCTGTACCTAGTCACTGGACTCCAACACAGCAGCCAGTCACTAGAGACTGGTCATGCCCTTCCTGTACTTTTCTGAACTCCAGTCACAGGACAGTTTGTGAGATATGTGGTGTGATAAATGACACTGATCGCTACATGAAGCCATCAAGGGACTTTCCTGAGTGTCGTAGGAGTCTGGAGAGAAACTGTCGTCTTGTGTCTAGAGGACTTAGTACCGATGAAGGGCTGACAGAGCTAACATTAGGGGACACAGGTCTTCCTGTGACGAACACAGGTTCACCAGAGTCccattcattttaa